A single genomic interval of Trueperaceae bacterium harbors:
- a CDS encoding heavy-metal-associated domain-containing protein, with product MNHSETNPAAVAARAKSDLPDSRNHESQAERTGRDLTRTVLRAEGFSCPSCVAKVEKGVARLPGVDTVRVHFASSRVEVTHDASVTSVADLVGAVARAGYRSKPAPF from the coding sequence GTGAACCACTCCGAAACCAACCCGGCGGCCGTCGCCGCCCGCGCCAAGAGCGACCTACCCGACTCCCGGAACCACGAGAGCCAAGCGGAGCGCACGGGGCGCGACCTCACACGCACCGTGCTCCGCGCCGAGGGCTTCTCGTGCCCCTCGTGCGTCGCCAAGGTGGAGAAGGGCGTGGCGCGACTGCCCGGCGTCGACACCGTCCGGGTGCACTTCGCCAGCTCGCGCGTCGAGGTCACGCACGACGCGAGCGTGACGAGCGTCGCCGACCTGGTAGGCGCCGTGGCGCGGGCAGGCTACCGCTCCAAGCCGGCCCCGTTCTGA
- a CDS encoding bifunctional diguanylate cyclase/phosphodiesterase, with amino-acid sequence MIGAERTALGTIQQRLARYKRVVYGVVLALIAVDNLAAAWFMVADVPATPRFAVAGAALLGALLVWLSPRFARPVEVVGFALGSVAALAYFSVTLQGDAVGHAEAIRALGNWSHLLFVLAFLAFGSRQALWASLALLLASVGLTTQHVLVVAPLSVKAAEASAALDLTLVGVAYLMLLHLLTYSLERRSAVLAAEETATKMLALDPLTGAANRAAFHRVHESLVRGKEVKPFALFLLDIDDFKTINERFGTAVGDDVLRETALRLRNALGDDAQVVARLGADEFGILVAGRLDEVQAGATATLLERVFRLPFAAGGGRLQVTSTVGISRFPADAATLADQISQAEAAVAAAKLSGESYRLAAVAAREAERRALASDLREAVGNGELELYFQPVAAVHPLTSEERAAGYVVGVAVRSAEALLRWHHPRLGLIPPGEFIPLAERAGLMVTLGEWVLEAACAQARAWHDGAVGTMTVSVNVSPHQFSHPGLVPAVERALARSGLSPERLVLEITETSFDQAVVAERLTRLRRLGVRVAIDDFGAGYSSLGRLRSLPIDFVKLDRSFVAHLGDDDARTDLVVRAAVQLAHGLGAKVIAEGIESGAQAAAAAAAGCDYLQGYLIARPVSGTQFGAEWRSNDSRRYLASAGAAGVVN; translated from the coding sequence GTGATCGGAGCGGAGCGGACCGCCTTGGGGACCATCCAGCAGCGGCTCGCGCGCTACAAGCGGGTCGTCTACGGGGTCGTGCTCGCGCTCATCGCGGTGGACAACCTGGCCGCGGCCTGGTTCATGGTGGCCGACGTCCCGGCCACCCCCAGGTTCGCCGTCGCCGGCGCCGCGCTGCTCGGCGCGCTCCTCGTGTGGCTCTCCCCTCGCTTCGCCCGGCCGGTGGAGGTCGTCGGTTTCGCGCTCGGCAGCGTCGCGGCGCTGGCGTACTTCTCCGTGACGTTGCAGGGCGACGCGGTCGGTCACGCCGAGGCGATCCGTGCGCTCGGGAACTGGTCGCACCTGCTGTTCGTGCTGGCGTTCCTGGCGTTCGGCAGCCGTCAGGCGCTGTGGGCCAGCCTGGCGCTGCTCCTGGCGAGCGTTGGCTTGACGACCCAGCACGTGCTCGTGGTGGCGCCGCTGTCGGTGAAGGCGGCCGAGGCGTCCGCCGCCCTCGACCTGACGCTGGTGGGGGTGGCGTACCTCATGCTGCTCCACCTCCTCACGTACTCGTTGGAGCGTCGCTCGGCCGTGTTGGCGGCGGAGGAGACGGCGACGAAGATGCTCGCCCTCGACCCGCTGACGGGCGCCGCCAACCGGGCCGCCTTCCACCGCGTGCACGAGAGCCTGGTGCGCGGTAAGGAGGTCAAGCCGTTCGCGCTCTTCCTCCTCGACATCGACGACTTCAAGACCATCAACGAGCGCTTCGGCACGGCCGTGGGCGACGACGTGCTGCGTGAGACGGCGCTGCGGCTCAGGAACGCGCTCGGCGACGACGCGCAGGTAGTGGCGCGGCTGGGCGCGGACGAGTTCGGCATCCTGGTGGCGGGCCGGCTCGACGAGGTGCAGGCCGGCGCCACCGCCACCTTGCTCGAGCGGGTGTTCCGCTTGCCGTTCGCGGCGGGGGGCGGACGGCTGCAGGTGACGTCGACCGTCGGCATCAGCCGCTTCCCGGCCGACGCCGCCACGCTGGCCGATCAGATCAGCCAGGCAGAGGCGGCCGTCGCGGCGGCGAAGCTGTCGGGCGAGAGCTACCGCCTGGCGGCGGTGGCCGCGCGCGAGGCCGAGCGGCGGGCGTTGGCGAGCGACCTGCGGGAGGCGGTCGGCAACGGCGAGCTCGAGCTCTACTTCCAGCCGGTGGCGGCGGTGCACCCGCTCACCTCCGAGGAGCGGGCGGCGGGGTACGTGGTGGGCGTGGCGGTGCGCAGCGCCGAGGCGTTGTTGCGGTGGCACCATCCGCGGCTGGGGCTCATCCCGCCGGGGGAGTTCATCCCGTTGGCGGAGCGGGCAGGTCTCATGGTCACGCTGGGGGAGTGGGTGTTGGAGGCGGCGTGCGCTCAGGCGCGCGCCTGGCACGACGGCGCGGTGGGCACCATGACCGTGAGCGTCAACGTGTCGCCGCACCAGTTCAGCCACCCCGGCCTGGTTCCCGCCGTCGAGCGGGCGCTGGCGCGTTCCGGCCTGTCGCCGGAGCGGCTGGTGTTGGAGATCACGGAGACGAGCTTCGACCAGGCCGTGGTGGCCGAACGGTTGACGCGCCTGCGCCGCCTCGGCGTGAGGGTCGCCATCGACGACTTCGGGGCCGGTTACTCGTCGCTGGGACGGCTCCGGAGCCTCCCCATCGACTTCGTGAAGCTCGACCGGTCGTTCGTGGCGCACCTGGGTGACGACGACGCCCGCACCGACCTGGTGGTGCGCGCCGCCGTTCAGCTCGCGCACGGCTTGGGGGCCAAGGTCATCGCGGAGGGGATCGAGAGCGGCGCGCAAGCAGCGGCGGCGGCCGCGGCCGGCTGCGACTACCTCCAGGGGTACCTGATCGCCAGGCCGGTGTCGGGCACGCAGTTCGGGGCCGAGTGGCGCTCGAACGACTCGCGGCGTTACCTGGCCTCGGCCGGGGCGGCCGGCGTGGTGAACTAG
- a CDS encoding endonuclease/exonuclease/phosphatase family protein, with protein sequence MRRHAVTALGNAALTTLVALALLVPTAWFVLYLAFADRWWWLFVANSLAPILYFPVPVAVVVAALLGRRRLAWAGAVPLGIVAYLWLGSYLPARLDGPATVDPGGTLTAVTYNVRAGNDDAHDIAAAILASGAEVVALQELNEALGVELAALLVATHPYVDLAPCPPCGDWGSLGVFSAYPVEPVPVDLAGPSARNPQTTLLHHPRGDVLVVNVHNLSTPRFPQIWPAEVARAVASREAVAAALVELARRSDLPVVAMGDFNTTERSGAYRALTSEFADAWRKAGFGFGSTFHGGAPESGPWRLAVPDWLLRIDYVFHSAEMATMAVKVEPWRAASDHRPVKAVLALPE encoded by the coding sequence GTGCGCCGCCACGCCGTCACCGCCCTCGGCAACGCCGCCCTGACGACGCTGGTGGCTCTCGCCCTCCTCGTCCCCACCGCCTGGTTCGTGCTCTACCTCGCCTTCGCCGACCGCTGGTGGTGGCTCTTCGTGGCCAACTCCCTCGCCCCCATCTTGTACTTCCCCGTGCCGGTCGCGGTGGTCGTCGCCGCCCTCCTCGGCCGACGCCGCTTGGCGTGGGCCGGCGCCGTCCCGCTTGGCATCGTAGCCTACCTCTGGCTCGGATCGTACCTACCGGCCCGGCTCGACGGTCCCGCCACCGTCGACCCGGGCGGCACGCTCACCGCCGTCACCTACAACGTAAGGGCCGGTAACGACGACGCCCACGACATCGCGGCCGCCATACTCGCCTCGGGCGCCGAGGTCGTCGCCCTGCAAGAACTCAACGAGGCGCTTGGCGTCGAGCTGGCGGCCCTGCTCGTCGCCACCCACCCGTACGTCGACCTCGCCCCCTGCCCGCCGTGCGGCGACTGGGGCAGCCTCGGCGTGTTCTCCGCCTACCCCGTCGAGCCGGTGCCGGTGGACCTCGCCGGACCGTCGGCGCGCAACCCGCAGACCACCCTCCTCCACCATCCCCGCGGCGACGTGCTGGTGGTCAACGTGCACAACCTCTCGACCCCCCGCTTCCCCCAGATCTGGCCGGCCGAGGTGGCGCGCGCCGTCGCGTCGCGCGAGGCCGTCGCCGCCGCGCTGGTGGAGCTGGCGCGCCGCTCGGACCTGCCCGTCGTCGCCATGGGCGACTTCAACACGACCGAGCGCAGCGGCGCCTACCGCGCCCTCACGAGCGAGTTCGCCGACGCCTGGCGCAAGGCCGGCTTCGGGTTCGGGAGCACGTTCCACGGCGGCGCGCCGGAGAGCGGACCGTGGCGCCTCGCCGTGCCCGACTGGTTGCTGAGGATCGACTACGTGTTCCACTCCGCCGAGATGGCCACCATGGCCGTCAAGGTCGAGCCGTGGCGCGCCGCGTCGGACCACCGCCCCGTCAAGGCCGTGCTGGCGCTGCCCGAGTGA
- a CDS encoding heavy metal translocating P-type ATPase, which translates to MSSGATLTTDGLLAELARERRQVRLSAAFTGLTALGLATAIVIGLLAPGALGAASGWPARLLAPGGVGGAGALGGAATVAALGLLLAFLAGGLPAGIAAGRALVEERKLDIDLLMVLAALAAALVGEARDGAILLFLFSLANTLEANAFSNTRRAVASLMELKPETATLMVDGAPRQVPAATVAPGAVILVRPGERVPLDGVVLEGVSSLDQSPITGEAVPVDKGVGDALFAGSVNGHGALRVRVTKDASSSTLARMIELVTEAQATRSPSQRFGDWFGERYTVLVLLGTGAALAAFLLLGMERQAAFYKAATLLVVASPCAVVISVPAAVLSALARAARMGVLFKGGAALEEFGAVDVMAFDKTGTLTQGRMRVAEVVPFGVSAASVLELAGAIEASSEHAVAQAIVAAAGRPDAPPLVEGVTAVPGMGIRATVDGAAHWAGNRRLAANVGVPTTPEVEATLALLEGRGHTTVMVGDARRVIGVVAVADTVRATAGAAIRELRARGVERIVMLTGDHPEAAHAVADELGIAAAEVNAGLLPEEKVARVRELAGGGRVAFVGDGVNDAAALAVASVGVAMGVAGSDAALEAADVALLSDDLARLPEAHDLARRANRVIRQNLAFALGIMLVMVVTTLVARLPLPLGVLGHEGGTILVVMNGLRLLGPAPRAGRAAPSSARVGELARPG; encoded by the coding sequence ATGAGCAGCGGCGCCACCCTCACGACCGACGGACTCCTCGCCGAACTCGCCCGCGAGCGGCGACAGGTGCGGCTCTCCGCCGCCTTCACCGGCCTCACCGCCCTCGGCCTGGCCACCGCCATCGTCATCGGCCTCCTCGCCCCCGGCGCGCTGGGTGCCGCGTCCGGCTGGCCGGCAAGGCTGCTGGCGCCCGGCGGCGTGGGCGGCGCCGGGGCGCTGGGCGGCGCGGCGACGGTCGCCGCGCTCGGCCTGCTGCTCGCGTTCCTGGCGGGCGGCCTGCCCGCCGGCATCGCCGCCGGCCGCGCCCTCGTCGAGGAGCGCAAGCTCGACATCGACCTGCTGATGGTGCTGGCGGCGCTCGCCGCCGCGCTGGTGGGGGAGGCGCGCGACGGCGCGATACTGCTCTTCCTCTTCAGCCTCGCCAACACCCTCGAGGCGAACGCCTTCTCGAACACGCGGCGCGCCGTCGCCTCCCTCATGGAGCTGAAGCCGGAGACCGCCACGCTCATGGTGGACGGCGCGCCGCGCCAGGTGCCGGCCGCCACCGTCGCGCCCGGCGCCGTCATCCTCGTCAGGCCGGGGGAGCGCGTGCCCCTCGACGGCGTGGTGCTCGAGGGGGTCTCGAGCCTAGACCAGTCGCCCATCACCGGCGAGGCCGTGCCCGTCGACAAGGGCGTCGGCGACGCGCTGTTCGCCGGCAGCGTCAACGGCCACGGGGCCCTCCGGGTGCGCGTCACCAAGGACGCCTCCAGCTCCACCCTCGCGCGCATGATCGAGCTAGTCACGGAGGCGCAGGCGACCCGCTCCCCCAGCCAACGCTTCGGCGACTGGTTCGGGGAGCGCTACACCGTCCTGGTACTGCTGGGCACCGGCGCCGCGCTGGCGGCGTTCCTGCTCCTCGGCATGGAACGACAGGCGGCCTTCTACAAGGCGGCCACCCTCCTGGTCGTCGCCAGCCCGTGCGCCGTCGTGATCAGCGTGCCGGCGGCCGTGTTGTCGGCGCTGGCCCGCGCCGCCCGCATGGGGGTGCTGTTCAAGGGCGGCGCCGCCCTGGAGGAGTTCGGCGCCGTCGACGTGATGGCGTTCGACAAGACCGGCACCCTCACCCAGGGCCGCATGCGCGTCGCCGAGGTCGTGCCGTTCGGCGTCAGCGCGGCTTCCGTGCTCGAGCTGGCCGGCGCCATCGAGGCCTCCTCCGAGCACGCCGTGGCTCAGGCCATCGTCGCGGCCGCGGGCCGCCCGGACGCGCCGCCACTGGTGGAGGGCGTCACCGCCGTGCCCGGCATGGGCATCCGCGCCACGGTCGACGGCGCAGCCCACTGGGCGGGCAACCGCCGCTTGGCCGCGAACGTGGGCGTGCCCACCACGCCCGAGGTCGAGGCGACGCTCGCCTTGCTGGAGGGGCGCGGTCACACCACGGTCATGGTGGGCGACGCCCGGCGCGTCATCGGCGTCGTCGCGGTGGCCGACACGGTTCGCGCCACCGCCGGCGCAGCCATCCGCGAGCTGCGCGCGCGCGGAGTCGAGCGCATCGTCATGCTCACGGGCGACCACCCCGAGGCGGCGCACGCGGTGGCCGATGAGCTCGGCATCGCGGCCGCCGAGGTGAACGCCGGCCTCCTGCCCGAGGAGAAGGTCGCGCGGGTGCGCGAGCTGGCCGGCGGTGGGCGCGTGGCGTTCGTGGGCGACGGCGTCAACGACGCCGCGGCGCTGGCCGTGGCCTCCGTTGGGGTGGCGATGGGCGTGGCGGGCAGCGACGCGGCCCTCGAGGCCGCCGACGTCGCCCTCCTCTCCGACGACCTCGCGCGGCTGCCGGAGGCGCACGACCTTGCGCGCCGCGCCAACCGCGTGATCCGCCAGAACCTCGCCTTCGCGCTCGGCATCATGCTCGTCATGGTGGTCACCACGCTGGTGGCGAGGCTGCCCCTGCCCCTCGGCGTCCTCGGCCACGAGGGCGGCACCATCCTGGTGGTCATGAACGGCCTGCGCCTCCTCGGCCCCGCCCCGCGGGCCGGGCGAGCCGCACCCTCCTCGGCGCGGGTCGGCGAGCTGGCGCGGCCGGGCTGA